The following proteins are encoded in a genomic region of Stutzerimonas balearica DSM 6083:
- a CDS encoding SdiA-regulated domain-containing protein: MQISLYPGQRLKLRFGRRRLFGLLALLVGLGVGVALHWDERLYFYLTRQMNVTDQGVANRWLPAYRVQIDAKPIEGIARNLSAITYDTDLDRLLGVVNGGPTEIVALSKTGELLERYPLQGFGDIEGLTYMGGGRVAVSDERAQQVSIFQLPAVPRTIDSAEARFFSLGINLNGNKGFEGVTYDAAGDRMFIVKERDPRQLYEVDGVAASLDGGLQLKVRDHSDWITGQVFATDLSDIHFDAATGHLILLSDESHLVMELSGDGRMLSYRSLNGLFSDLKRSAPQPEGVTIDNDGTLYVVSEPNLFYSFRREG, from the coding sequence ATGCAGATCTCCCTTTACCCCGGGCAACGCCTGAAGCTGCGGTTCGGCCGGCGTCGGCTGTTCGGCCTGCTGGCGCTGCTGGTCGGCCTGGGCGTCGGTGTGGCGTTGCACTGGGACGAGCGGCTGTACTTCTACCTGACCCGGCAGATGAACGTCACCGATCAGGGCGTCGCCAATCGCTGGCTGCCCGCCTACCGGGTGCAGATCGACGCCAAGCCGATCGAGGGCATCGCACGCAACCTGTCGGCCATCACCTATGACACCGACCTTGACCGCCTGTTGGGCGTGGTCAACGGTGGGCCGACCGAAATCGTCGCGCTGAGCAAGACCGGCGAGCTGCTCGAGCGCTATCCGCTGCAGGGTTTTGGCGACATTGAAGGGCTCACCTACATGGGCGGCGGGCGCGTGGCGGTGTCCGACGAACGGGCCCAGCAGGTGAGCATCTTCCAGTTGCCGGCCGTGCCGCGCACCATCGACAGCGCCGAGGCCAGGTTCTTTTCCCTGGGCATCAACCTCAACGGCAACAAGGGTTTCGAAGGGGTGACCTACGATGCCGCGGGCGACCGCATGTTCATCGTCAAGGAGCGCGACCCGCGCCAGCTCTACGAGGTCGATGGCGTGGCGGCAAGCCTCGACGGGGGGCTGCAGCTGAAGGTGCGCGACCACAGCGACTGGATCACGGGCCAGGTGTTCGCCACCGACCTTTCGGACATCCACTTCGATGCCGCCACCGGCCACCTGATTCTGCTCAGCGACGAGTCGCATCTGGTGATGGAGCTCAGCGGCGACGGGCGGATGCTCAGCTACCGCAGCCTCAACGGCCTGTTCAGCGATCTGAAACGCTCGGCACCGCAGCCCGAAGGCGTGACGATCGACAATGACGGCACGCTTTACGTGGTCAGCGAGCCGAACCTGTTCTACAGCTTTCGCCGCGAGGGCTGA
- a CDS encoding response regulator transcription factor yields the protein MRILVIEDNRDILANVLDYLELKGYLVDCAQDGLSGLHLAATQDYDLIVLDIMLPGIDGYQVCQRLRDDARRDTPIIMLTARDALPDRIKGLEAGADDYLVKPFALSELVARIEAVLRRSQGSRRRQLQVGDLVYDLDTLAVSRGGVPIRLNPIGHKLLAILMQRSPAVVRREALEEALWGDNVPDSDSLRSHIHQLRQALDKPFERPLLHTVHGVGFRLAEQSDAR from the coding sequence ATGCGAATCCTCGTCATCGAAGACAACCGCGACATCCTCGCCAACGTGCTCGACTACCTCGAGCTCAAGGGCTACCTCGTCGATTGCGCCCAGGACGGCCTGAGCGGCCTGCATCTGGCGGCCACCCAGGACTACGACCTGATCGTGCTGGACATCATGCTGCCCGGTATCGACGGCTATCAGGTGTGCCAGCGCCTGCGCGACGATGCGCGGCGCGACACGCCGATCATCATGCTCACCGCCCGCGATGCGCTGCCCGATCGCATCAAGGGGCTCGAGGCCGGCGCCGACGACTACCTGGTCAAGCCCTTCGCCCTGTCCGAGCTGGTCGCCCGCATCGAAGCGGTGCTGCGCCGCAGCCAGGGTTCCCGGCGCCGGCAGCTGCAGGTCGGCGACCTCGTCTATGACCTCGACACCCTGGCGGTGAGCCGCGGCGGTGTGCCGATCCGGCTCAACCCCATCGGCCACAAGCTGCTCGCCATCCTCATGCAGCGCAGCCCGGCGGTGGTGCGGCGCGAGGCGCTCGAGGAAGCCCTGTGGGGCGACAACGTGCCCGACAGCGACAGCCTGCGCAGCCACATCCACCAGCTGCGCCAGGCGCTGGACAAACCCTTCGAGCGGCCGCTGCTGCACACGGTGCATGGCGTCGGCTTCCGCCTGGCGGAGCAGAGCGATGCTCGCTAA
- a CDS encoding YkvA family protein, with translation MARLQGWARALKRDVMALWFCARHPALPWWLRLLTLAIVAYALSPIDLIPDFIPLLGYLDDLLLLPLGIWLVLRLTPPQVLAESREQALAWEARRAARPTSRAGAVAVVLIWLLGAALAGYWLLGQGRP, from the coding sequence ATGGCCCGCCTCCAAGGCTGGGCCCGTGCCCTCAAGCGCGACGTCATGGCGCTCTGGTTCTGCGCCCGCCACCCGGCGCTGCCCTGGTGGCTGCGCCTGCTGACCCTGGCCATCGTCGCCTACGCCCTGAGCCCGATCGACCTGATCCCCGACTTCATTCCGCTGCTCGGCTACCTCGACGACCTGCTGCTTCTGCCGCTGGGCATCTGGCTGGTACTGCGCCTGACGCCGCCGCAGGTGCTGGCCGAAAGCCGAGAGCAGGCGCTGGCCTGGGAGGCACGGCGTGCGGCCCGCCCGACCAGTCGCGCCGGTGCCGTGGCAGTCGTGCTGATCTGGCTGCTCGGCGCCGCGCTGGCCGGCTACTGGCTGCTCGGGCAAGGCCGACCATAA
- a CDS encoding class I SAM-dependent methyltransferase has translation MPRSNPIELDFSRKYDRDHAYQYLHKHQDGIARRLSHWRDEQLARWALTRAGEPDLVLDLPCGAGRFWPLLAEHPSRMIFAADNSADMLAVAQSEQPPEVVARVETFQTSAFDIDMHDSAVDSIFCMRLLHHVADPQHRLAMLREFHRVTRDTLILSLWVDGNYKAWKRKRLERRRPAKENQNRFVVPRGLVEAEFAEAGFDILGHRDFLPGYAMWRVYVLRKRS, from the coding sequence ATGCCTCGATCCAACCCCATCGAACTGGACTTTTCCCGCAAGTACGACCGCGACCACGCCTACCAGTACCTGCACAAGCACCAGGACGGCATCGCGCGGCGCCTGTCGCACTGGCGCGACGAACAGCTCGCCCGCTGGGCGCTGACCCGCGCCGGCGAACCGGACCTGGTGCTCGATCTGCCCTGCGGCGCCGGGCGCTTCTGGCCGCTGCTGGCCGAGCACCCCAGCCGGATGATCTTTGCCGCCGACAACTCGGCCGACATGCTGGCCGTCGCCCAGAGCGAGCAGCCGCCTGAAGTGGTCGCGCGGGTCGAGACCTTTCAGACCTCGGCGTTCGACATCGACATGCACGACAGTGCGGTGGACTCGATCTTCTGCATGCGTCTGCTGCATCACGTGGCCGACCCGCAGCACCGGCTGGCGATGCTGCGCGAATTCCACCGCGTCACCCGCGACACCCTGATCCTCTCGCTGTGGGTCGACGGCAACTACAAGGCGTGGAAGCGCAAGCGCCTGGAGCGCCGGCGCCCGGCCAAGGAAAACCAGAACCGCTTCGTGGTACCGCGCGGGCTGGTCGAGGCGGAATTCGCCGAGGCCGGCTTCGATATCCTCGGCCACCGCGACTTCCTGCCCGGCTACGCGATGTGGCGGGTCTACGTACTGCGCAAGCGGAGCTGA
- a CDS encoding thermostable hemolysin — MELPWVDHTDVLARIGRERPMTLQLAQPDQGERRMALEAFIHQRFAEHYGAHVKHFMPCLLGLHDEDGTVQGAVGLRSARRRPLFLERYLDAPIEEAVSLRSGRAIPREEIVEVGNLAAFGNASARLLIVALTDLLVAQGFRWVVFTGTPALLNSFQRLALTPLPLGLADPARMGDELPDWGSYYASRPQVMAGEILPGHQHLLQLGVYARLGYQPLFDTGEVPHAACS; from the coding sequence ATGGAACTCCCCTGGGTTGATCACACTGACGTACTGGCACGCATCGGCCGCGAGCGGCCGATGACCCTGCAACTGGCCCAACCCGATCAAGGCGAGCGCCGCATGGCGCTGGAAGCCTTCATCCACCAGCGCTTCGCCGAGCACTACGGGGCGCACGTGAAGCACTTCATGCCTTGCCTGCTTGGCCTGCACGACGAAGACGGCACCGTGCAGGGCGCCGTCGGCCTGCGCAGCGCGCGGCGCCGGCCGCTGTTTCTCGAGCGTTATCTGGACGCACCGATCGAAGAGGCCGTCAGCCTACGCAGCGGCCGGGCGATCCCCCGCGAGGAGATCGTCGAGGTCGGCAACCTGGCCGCCTTCGGCAATGCCTCGGCACGCCTGTTGATCGTCGCGCTGACCGACCTGCTGGTCGCCCAGGGCTTCCGCTGGGTGGTGTTCACCGGTACTCCGGCGCTGCTCAACAGCTTCCAGCGTCTGGCGCTGACGCCGCTGCCCCTGGGCCTGGCCGATCCGGCACGAATGGGCGACGAGCTGCCGGACTGGGGCAGCTACTACGCCAGCCGCCCGCAGGTGATGGCCGGCGAGATCCTGCCCGGCCACCAGCATCTGCTGCAGCTCGGCGTGTACGCCCGGCTTGGCTATCAGCCGCTGTTCGATACCGGCGAGGTGCCCCATGCAGCCTGCAGCTGA
- a CDS encoding LTA synthase family protein — protein MTDGIARASAGQPGLRHHLLFMTGSALALLVLFSLLRLALLLFNRELLGDASLGTLLEGFGNGLRFDLRLLVYILLPLSLAVLSRRAMAARRLQRVWLDVCASLVILLGMIELNFYQEFHQRLNSLVFQYLSEDPATVLSMLWHGFPVLKLLGVWGGLTLLWSLLFGWLDRRCRPQVGALASRPRSPAPLGWHWRGATLVALVLVSVVAARGTLRQGPPLRWGDAFTTDSVFVNQLGLNPALSLYEAAKNRYSDHRDNAWKAVLPEGEALARTRVLLLTGNDRLVDGELAAVRRDYQAPEAGRLPVRNVVVILMESFAGRYVGALGSRDGITPNFDRLAGEGLLFERFFANGTHTHQGMFASMACFPNLPGFEYLMQSPEGSHRFSGLPQLLSARAFNDVYVYNGDFAWDNQLGFFGNQGMTRFVGRNDYVDPVVSDPTWGVSDQDMFDRAVQELDALGQDKPFYALLQTLSNHTPYALPDPLPVQAVSGHGSLDEHLTAMRYADWALGRFFEQARQKPWFNDTLFVVVGDHGFGAPEQLTEMDLFRFHVPLLLIAPGVTETFGARRQIVGTQVDVVPTIMGRLGGEVRHQCWGRDLLALDERDPGFGIIKPSGSDQTVAILRGDQVLVQPKDLEPRLYRYRLGTDAAAERIEDAARAAPMLRDLQAYLQVATGSLLGNTTADRERDEQPAARRLARAGGGQPAATAAPGSRPPREG, from the coding sequence ATGACCGATGGAATCGCTCGCGCCTCGGCCGGCCAGCCAGGCCTGCGCCACCACCTGCTGTTCATGACCGGCAGCGCGCTTGCGCTGCTGGTGTTGTTCTCCCTGCTGCGCCTGGCGCTCTTGCTGTTCAACCGCGAGCTGCTCGGTGATGCCAGCCTGGGAACCCTGCTCGAAGGCTTCGGCAACGGCCTGCGCTTCGACCTGCGCCTGCTTGTCTACATCCTCCTGCCGCTTTCGCTGGCGGTGCTCAGCCGCCGGGCGATGGCCGCGCGCAGGCTGCAGCGCGTCTGGCTGGACGTTTGCGCCAGCCTGGTGATCCTGCTCGGGATGATCGAGCTGAACTTCTACCAGGAGTTTCACCAGCGCCTGAACAGCCTGGTCTTCCAGTACCTGTCCGAAGATCCGGCGACCGTCCTCAGCATGCTCTGGCACGGCTTTCCGGTACTGAAGCTGCTCGGCGTCTGGGGTGGGCTGACGCTGCTCTGGTCGCTGCTGTTCGGCTGGCTCGACCGCCGTTGCCGGCCGCAGGTCGGCGCGCTGGCCAGCAGGCCGCGCAGCCCGGCGCCGCTGGGCTGGCACTGGCGCGGTGCGACGCTGGTCGCGCTGGTGCTGGTCAGCGTGGTCGCCGCCCGTGGCACCCTGCGCCAGGGCCCACCGCTGCGCTGGGGCGATGCCTTCACCACCGACTCGGTGTTCGTCAACCAGCTCGGCCTGAACCCGGCGCTGTCGCTCTACGAGGCGGCGAAGAACCGCTATTCCGATCACCGTGACAACGCCTGGAAAGCCGTACTGCCCGAAGGCGAGGCCCTGGCGCGCACCCGCGTGCTGTTGCTGACCGGCAACGATCGGCTGGTTGACGGCGAGCTGGCCGCGGTGCGCCGCGACTACCAGGCGCCCGAGGCCGGCCGGCTACCGGTGCGCAACGTGGTGGTGATCCTGATGGAGAGCTTTGCCGGGCGGTATGTCGGCGCGCTGGGCAGCCGCGACGGCATCACCCCGAACTTCGACCGGCTGGCCGGCGAGGGCCTGCTGTTCGAGCGCTTCTTCGCCAACGGCACCCACACCCACCAGGGCATGTTCGCCAGCATGGCCTGCTTTCCCAACCTGCCGGGCTTCGAATACCTGATGCAGTCGCCCGAGGGCAGCCACCGCTTCTCCGGCCTGCCGCAACTGCTCAGCGCGCGTGCGTTCAACGATGTCTACGTCTACAACGGCGATTTCGCCTGGGACAACCAGCTGGGCTTTTTCGGCAACCAGGGCATGACCCGTTTCGTCGGCCGCAACGACTATGTCGACCCGGTGGTCTCCGACCCGACCTGGGGCGTTTCCGACCAGGACATGTTCGACCGCGCGGTGCAGGAGCTCGACGCGCTGGGCCAGGACAAACCGTTCTACGCACTGCTGCAGACGCTGTCGAACCACACGCCCTATGCGCTGCCCGATCCGTTGCCGGTGCAGGCGGTCAGCGGGCATGGCTCGCTCGACGAGCACCTGACCGCGATGCGCTACGCCGACTGGGCGCTGGGCCGCTTCTTCGAGCAGGCCCGGCAGAAACCCTGGTTCAACGACACCCTGTTCGTGGTGGTCGGCGACCATGGCTTCGGCGCGCCGGAGCAGCTCACCGAAATGGACCTGTTCCGCTTCCATGTACCGCTGCTGCTGATCGCCCCGGGCGTGACCGAAACCTTTGGTGCGCGGCGCCAGATAGTCGGCACCCAGGTCGACGTGGTGCCGACCATCATGGGCCGTCTCGGGGGCGAAGTGCGCCACCAGTGCTGGGGCCGCGATCTGCTGGCGCTGGACGAGCGCGATCCGGGCTTCGGCATCATCAAACCCTCGGGCAGCGACCAGACCGTGGCGATACTGCGCGGCGACCAGGTACTGGTGCAGCCCAAGGACCTCGAGCCGCGCTTGTACCGCTACCGGCTCGGCACCGATGCCGCGGCCGAGCGCATCGAGGATGCCGCCCGTGCGGCGCCGATGCTGCGTGATTTGCAGGCGTACCTGCAGGTGGCGACCGGCAGTTTGCTGGGCAATACCACGGCCGATCGGGAGCGCGACGAGCAGCCCGCCGCACGCCGGTTGGCGCGTGCCGGTGGGGGGCAGCCGGCAGCGACAGCGGCGCCGGGGAGCCGCCCGCCACGGGAGGGCTGA
- a CDS encoding lipopolysaccharide kinase InaA family protein — protein sequence MGMPLVIPGAQAQASTFQRWWEAQGEWVEEPNRRRDGESGVKRLRLADPQRPLLYCKRQTGHLYRSLAHPFGRPTALREYQALRALERLGIRVPRVVYCAAQRPAGQWQALLVTEELSGFVSLEQWYQDARHLRDAAVQARLLQRLGEMLARLHRAGWQHGCLYPKHIFLRVDGEGADAQVEVALLDLEKCRRRLWPRQASRRDMDQLRRRAPAISTGDWAALQAHYQAALLGAQEVDDGH from the coding sequence ATGGGCATGCCATTGGTGATACCCGGAGCGCAGGCGCAGGCCAGCACCTTTCAGCGCTGGTGGGAGGCGCAGGGCGAGTGGGTCGAGGAGCCCAACCGGCGGCGTGACGGCGAGAGTGGCGTCAAGCGCCTGCGCCTGGCCGATCCGCAACGGCCGCTGCTGTATTGCAAGCGCCAGACCGGCCACCTGTACCGCTCGCTGGCGCACCCGTTCGGCCGCCCCACGGCGCTGCGCGAATACCAGGCGCTGCGCGCCCTGGAGCGGCTCGGCATCCGGGTACCGCGGGTGGTCTACTGCGCGGCGCAGCGTCCGGCCGGGCAATGGCAGGCGTTGCTGGTCACCGAGGAGCTGAGCGGCTTCGTCAGCCTCGAGCAGTGGTATCAGGACGCGCGTCACCTGCGTGATGCCGCGGTGCAGGCCCGGCTGCTGCAGCGCCTGGGTGAAATGCTCGCGCGCCTGCATCGGGCCGGCTGGCAGCACGGCTGCCTCTACCCCAAGCACATCTTCCTGCGCGTGGACGGCGAAGGTGCGGACGCACAGGTCGAGGTGGCGCTGCTCGATCTGGAGAAATGCCGCCGGCGCCTGTGGCCTCGGCAGGCCTCGCGACGCGACATGGACCAGCTGCGCCGGCGTGCCCCGGCGATCTCGACCGGCGACTGGGCCGCGCTGCAGGCGCACTACCAGGCGGCCCTGCTCGGCGCCCAAGAGGTCGACGATGGACACTGA
- a CDS encoding LTA synthase family protein, whose protein sequence is MPFPRHAQLRYLALLLGLWLGTFVLTRSALLVAHWQEATAGPLDILRIYAEGAIYDLAYLAFAAVPLALYLALCPRKVWASRWHRLGLRLLLVLSLYAMLFTAVAEWLFWDEFGVRFNFIAVDYLVYSDEVIHNIMESYPLFTLLGLLAALALALGLALQRPVSRALAAPSLPWRGSLATLAGVAGLALAAALVVGQDFPRGSGGNAYQRELASNGPFQFFAAFRNNELDYPQFYATLPDAEIGSRLRREVAEPNARFLGKDPLDIRRAIDNPGQPRHLNVVLVTIESLSAKYLGSFGDARGLTPNLDELRKHSLTFTNFYATGTRTTRGLEAITLSVPPTPGRSIVKRIGRESGFASLGQQLGAQGYDSVFLYGGRGYFDNMSAFFGGNGYRVVDQSSADEADIHFKNAWGMADEDLYALAMREADADHAAGKPFLLQLLTTSNHRPYTYPDGRIDIPSGEGREGAVKYTDYAIGQFLDKARRKPWFKDTLFVFVADHTAGSAGSQDLPVANYHIPLFVYAPGLIEPREFTGLASQIDLAPTLLGLLNMDYVSTFFGRNLLREDAAPGRALIGNYQHLGLFDGRDLAILSPRLQVRRHDEALRSSRESEAPLSDPLVQRDIAYYQGASHDYRQGLLSWRAPAPHADQLSQR, encoded by the coding sequence ATGCCTTTTCCCCGACATGCTCAGCTTCGTTATCTCGCCCTGCTTCTGGGCCTCTGGCTCGGCACCTTCGTGCTGACCCGCTCGGCGTTGCTCGTCGCGCACTGGCAGGAGGCGACCGCCGGCCCGCTCGACATCCTGCGCATCTATGCCGAAGGCGCGATCTACGACCTGGCCTACCTGGCCTTTGCCGCCGTGCCGCTGGCGCTGTATCTCGCGCTCTGCCCGCGAAAGGTCTGGGCCAGCCGCTGGCACCGGCTCGGCCTGCGCCTGCTGCTGGTGCTGAGCCTCTACGCGATGCTGTTCACCGCGGTGGCCGAGTGGCTGTTCTGGGACGAGTTCGGCGTGCGCTTCAACTTCATCGCGGTGGATTACCTGGTCTACTCCGACGAGGTCATCCACAACATCATGGAGTCCTACCCGCTCTTCACCCTGCTCGGCCTGCTCGCCGCCCTGGCCCTGGCACTCGGCCTGGCCCTGCAGCGGCCGGTCAGCCGCGCCCTTGCCGCACCGAGCCTGCCCTGGCGCGGGAGCCTGGCGACGCTGGCCGGCGTAGCGGGCCTGGCACTGGCCGCGGCACTGGTGGTTGGCCAGGACTTTCCGCGCGGCAGCGGCGGCAACGCCTACCAGCGCGAGCTGGCGAGCAACGGCCCGTTCCAGTTCTTCGCCGCCTTTCGCAACAACGAGCTGGACTATCCGCAGTTCTACGCCACGCTGCCCGACGCCGAGATCGGCAGCCGCCTGCGCCGGGAAGTCGCCGAGCCGAATGCGCGCTTCCTCGGCAAAGACCCGCTGGACATCCGCCGGGCGATCGACAACCCCGGCCAGCCGCGTCATCTGAACGTCGTGCTGGTGACCATCGAGAGCCTCAGCGCCAAGTACCTGGGCAGCTTCGGCGACGCGCGCGGGCTGACCCCCAACCTCGACGAGCTGCGCAAGCACAGCCTGACCTTCACCAACTTCTACGCCACCGGCACGCGCACCACCCGTGGCCTGGAGGCGATCACCCTGTCCGTGCCGCCGACTCCGGGGCGCTCGATCGTCAAGCGCATCGGTCGCGAGAGCGGCTTCGCCAGCCTCGGCCAGCAACTCGGCGCCCAGGGTTACGACAGCGTGTTCCTCTACGGTGGGCGCGGCTATTTCGACAACATGAGCGCCTTCTTCGGCGGCAACGGCTACCGCGTGGTCGACCAGAGCAGCGCCGACGAAGCGGACATCCACTTCAAGAATGCCTGGGGCATGGCCGACGAGGACCTCTATGCCCTGGCCATGCGCGAGGCCGATGCCGACCACGCCGCCGGCAAGCCGTTCCTGCTGCAGCTGCTGACCACCTCCAACCACCGCCCCTACACCTACCCGGACGGCCGCATCGACATCCCCTCCGGCGAGGGCCGCGAAGGTGCGGTGAAGTACACCGACTACGCCATCGGCCAGTTCCTCGACAAGGCGCGGCGCAAGCCCTGGTTCAAGGACACGCTGTTCGTCTTCGTCGCCGACCATACCGCCGGCAGCGCCGGCTCGCAGGACCTGCCGGTGGCCAACTACCACATTCCGCTGTTCGTCTACGCGCCGGGCCTGATCGAGCCGCGCGAGTTCACCGGGCTGGCCAGCCAGATCGACCTGGCCCCGACTCTGCTCGGCCTGCTGAACATGGATTACGTGTCGACCTTCTTCGGCCGCAACCTGTTGCGCGAGGATGCCGCGCCGGGACGCGCACTGATCGGCAACTACCAGCACCTGGGCCTGTTCGACGGCCGCGACCTGGCGATCCTCAGCCCGCGCCTGCAGGTACGTCGGCATGACGAGGCGCTGCGCTCGAGCCGCGAATCCGAGGCGCCGCTGAGCGACCCGCTGGTGCAGCGCGACATCGCCTACTACCAGGGCGCGAGCCACGACTACCGCCAGGGCCTGCTGAGCTGGCGGGCGCCAGCACCGCACGCCGATCAGCTCAGCCAACGCTAG
- a CDS encoding diacylglycerol kinase — MDTEPLAESLDAATLKGRQGLRRIVQAGGYSLAGLRAAYVGEAAFRQVVLLNLLLIPLAFLLDVSRVERAVLIAVVLLAPIVELLNSAIEATVDRISLELHPLSKRAKDMGSAAQLLTMTLIAVVWAVILL; from the coding sequence ATGGACACTGAACCGTTAGCCGAGTCGCTCGATGCGGCCACGCTCAAGGGGCGCCAGGGCTTGCGGCGTATCGTCCAGGCCGGCGGCTATTCGCTGGCCGGGCTGCGCGCGGCCTATGTGGGCGAGGCGGCCTTCCGCCAGGTGGTGTTGCTCAACCTGCTGCTGATCCCGCTGGCGTTTCTGCTCGATGTCAGCCGCGTCGAGCGCGCCGTGCTGATCGCTGTGGTGCTCCTGGCGCCGATCGTCGAGCTGCTCAACTCGGCGATCGAGGCCACCGTCGACCGCATCTCGCTGGAACTGCACCCGCTGTCCAAGCGCGCCAAGGACATGGGCAGCGCCGCCCAGCTGCTGACCATGACGCTTATCGCCGTGGTCTGGGCGGTGATCCTGCTTTGA
- a CDS encoding sensor histidine kinase, which yields MLAKQPFARRIVIAFTLMTLLVSGMFSLGIVAVVYSIESQLVTEEMGREMDTVLHEDLPSGQPPRLDARTLFFSTALPEHPLPDGFAALAEGFTEVVRGNEAYYVYVRDLDGERYVLMEEQNEFEERENALFNTVLAGFVLSVLGAWLLGRLMADKVMAPVSRLALQVRHRDQLHPLAPPLALQYADDEVGHLAAAFDSTLGQLRQTLERERLFTADVSHELRTPLMVVLGACELLLAGELPERSRRQAERIQRAAEEMQALVETFLLLARSRPDQQLAFGGSASLDEVAREQSERWAPPMREKGLAFEVVREGDDERLYNHTLLGTVMSNLLRNALHYTDSGGIRLVLERGGFRVEDSGVGIPPEQQERMFQPFVRGAENRGEGLGLGLSLVRRICAHQGWQVRVQAQQPCGSCFSVALGS from the coding sequence ATGCTCGCTAAGCAGCCTTTCGCCCGCCGCATCGTCATTGCCTTCACGCTGATGACGCTGCTGGTCAGCGGCATGTTCTCGCTTGGGATCGTCGCGGTGGTCTATTCCATCGAGTCGCAGCTGGTGACCGAGGAAATGGGCCGCGAGATGGACACCGTCCTGCATGAGGACCTGCCCAGCGGCCAGCCGCCGCGGCTGGATGCGCGCACCCTGTTCTTCAGCACCGCGCTACCGGAGCACCCGCTGCCCGACGGCTTCGCCGCGCTGGCCGAAGGTTTCACCGAGGTGGTGCGCGGCAACGAGGCGTACTACGTCTACGTGCGCGACCTGGATGGCGAGCGCTATGTGCTGATGGAGGAGCAGAACGAGTTCGAGGAGCGCGAGAACGCCCTGTTCAACACCGTGCTCGCCGGCTTCGTGCTCAGCGTGCTCGGCGCCTGGCTGCTCGGCCGGCTGATGGCGGACAAGGTGATGGCGCCGGTGAGCCGCCTGGCGCTGCAGGTACGTCATCGCGACCAGTTGCATCCACTGGCGCCGCCGCTGGCCCTGCAGTACGCCGACGACGAGGTCGGCCATCTGGCCGCGGCCTTCGACAGCACGCTCGGCCAGCTGCGCCAGACGCTCGAGCGCGAACGGCTGTTCACCGCCGACGTCAGCCATGAGCTGCGCACCCCGCTGATGGTGGTGCTCGGGGCCTGCGAACTGCTGCTGGCCGGCGAGCTGCCCGAGCGCTCGCGGCGCCAGGCCGAGCGTATCCAGCGCGCCGCCGAAGAAATGCAGGCGCTGGTCGAGACCTTTCTTCTGCTGGCACGCTCGCGCCCCGATCAGCAGCTCGCCTTTGGCGGCAGCGCCAGCCTGGACGAGGTGGCGCGTGAGCAGAGCGAGCGCTGGGCGCCGCCGATGCGCGAGAAGGGGCTGGCCTTCGAGGTGGTTCGCGAAGGCGACGACGAGAGGCTGTACAACCACACGCTGCTCGGCACGGTGATGTCCAACCTGTTGCGCAACGCACTGCACTACACCGACAGCGGCGGCATCCGCCTGGTGCTCGAACGCGGCGGCTTTCGTGTCGAGGACAGCGGCGTCGGCATTCCGCCGGAGCAGCAGGAACGCATGTTCCAGCCGTTCGTGCGCGGTGCCGAGAATCGCGGCGAGGGCCTCGGCCTCGGGCTTTCGCTGGTGCGCAGGATCTGCGCGCACCAGGGCTGGCAGGTGCGCGTGCAGGCGCAGCAACCGTGCGGCAGCTGTTTCAGCGTGGCGCTCGGTTCTTGA
- a CDS encoding phosphatase PAP2 family protein yields the protein MLALLIGDPSELDFAFSRLFYEPGVGFVGRHSWLLEDFLHDRVKQAVIVIGVLAIAGFLVSLLPTRLARWRRSLGYLVLALGVSTSIVTPLKALTGVHCPWSLTDFGGQETFTPLLAERAPTLKPGRCWPGGHASAGFSLLALFFVLRDRRPRLARYALGLALGLGTVMSLGRVMQGAHFLSHNLWTLLFDWTICLACYRLVLYRPAPALQGAVAVEPAL from the coding sequence ATGCTGGCACTGCTGATCGGCGACCCCAGCGAACTCGACTTCGCCTTCTCCCGGCTGTTCTACGAGCCGGGCGTCGGTTTCGTCGGCCGACACAGCTGGCTGCTCGAGGACTTCCTGCACGACCGCGTCAAGCAGGCGGTGATCGTCATCGGCGTGCTGGCCATCGCCGGCTTTCTGGTCAGCCTGCTGCCGACGCGCCTGGCGCGCTGGCGCCGCTCGCTGGGTTACCTGGTGCTGGCACTCGGCGTGTCGACCAGCATCGTCACCCCGCTCAAGGCCCTGACCGGCGTGCATTGCCCCTGGAGCCTGACCGACTTTGGCGGCCAGGAGACCTTCACGCCGCTGCTGGCCGAACGCGCACCTACGCTCAAGCCCGGTCGCTGCTGGCCCGGCGGGCACGCCTCGGCGGGCTTCTCGCTGCTGGCGCTGTTCTTCGTGTTGCGCGACCGCCGCCCGCGCCTGGCGCGCTACGCGCTGGGGCTGGCACTGGGCCTGGGCACGGTGATGTCGCTGGGCCGGGTCATGCAGGGCGCGCACTTCCTCTCGCACAACCTGTGGACGCTGCTGTTCGACTGGACGATCTGCCTGGCCTGCTACCGCCTGGTGCTCTATCGGCCGGCGCCGGCTCTGCAAGGTGCCGTCGCCGTCGAGCCCGCGCTCTAG